In Alteromonas sp. V450, the following proteins share a genomic window:
- a CDS encoding ArgP/LysG family DNA-binding transcriptional regulator, with protein MLDYDALRCFHEVLRYGGFEKGAQALNLTQSAVSQKIKRLEQSVGGPVMVRTKPLRATPLGKELLAHIQKVSVLEEALNIKSGLEASAAPISVAVNNDVLATWFSQVLAVFSDKRANPVHIVNADQTQTRDILQQGRVMACISQTGTPVTGGQSVRLGTMRYQLYASPRFIARYLHKEVSPESVMFTPGLLYDEHDVTLLTDYQRECLKIAPTFTTCHWYPSSHGFVKMALDGVAWALLPTLQVVQEVQEGDLVPLFPEKTLGVPLFWHWTTLESAALEDLTKAVRRVAKLQLR; from the coding sequence ATGTTAGATTACGACGCGCTTAGATGCTTTCATGAAGTATTACGCTATGGCGGTTTCGAAAAAGGTGCACAGGCACTAAACCTCACCCAGTCTGCGGTTTCGCAAAAAATTAAGCGACTTGAACAAAGCGTGGGCGGGCCCGTTATGGTGCGAACGAAGCCTCTTCGAGCAACCCCACTTGGAAAAGAACTGCTGGCGCATATTCAAAAAGTTAGCGTACTAGAAGAAGCCCTTAATATTAAAAGTGGCTTAGAAGCTTCGGCAGCTCCTATCAGCGTAGCCGTGAATAACGATGTGCTCGCCACTTGGTTTTCGCAAGTTTTGGCCGTGTTTAGCGATAAACGGGCCAACCCCGTGCACATCGTTAATGCTGACCAGACACAAACCAGAGACATTCTTCAGCAGGGCCGAGTTATGGCATGTATTAGTCAAACAGGCACCCCCGTTACCGGCGGCCAGTCAGTAAGGCTCGGCACCATGCGCTATCAATTATACGCGTCACCACGTTTTATTGCGCGATACCTTCACAAAGAAGTATCGCCAGAAAGTGTGATGTTCACACCAGGCTTACTTTATGATGAACACGATGTTACGTTGCTTACTGACTATCAAAGGGAATGCTTGAAAATTGCGCCTACGTTCACTACATGTCATTGGTATCCGTCGTCTCATGGCTTTGTAAAAATGGCGTTAGATGGTGTCGCTTGGGCTTTGTTACCTACATTGCAAGTTGTGCAAGAAGTACAAGAAGGTGATCTTGTTCCACTTTTTCCAGAAAAAACGTTGGGTGTACCACTTTTCTGGCATTGGACAACGCTTGAATCAGCAGCGCTAGAGGACCTGACAAAAGCCGTACGCCGCGTAGCGAAACTTCAGCTACGTTAA
- a CDS encoding NAD(P)/FAD-dependent oxidoreductase — MFKRDVIVIGAGAAGLFCAAQAGARGRSVEVLDHAKKVGRKILMSGGGRCNFTNMYAGPENFLSQNPHFCKSALSRYTQWDFIGLVAEHGIAYHEKTLGQLFCDDSAKDIVDLLLNECKKAGVTITTRCEITSVEKVEGGYLLTTSNGEYSCESLVIATGGLSMPKLGATPFGYKIAEQFGLNVLPTRAALVPFTLHDKDKDTLAELSGIAVDVYASCNDTTFKEAMLFTHRGLSGPAMLQISSYWEAGDSLSINTLPNDDATALLQTARTETPDALLATSLNKVFPKRMVQSFIEYHNWRNVPVKQLSHGECDAIADTLENWQIKPNGTEGYRTAEVTIGGVDTNDLSSKTMMAKNVEGLYFIGEVVDVTGWLGGFNFQWAWSSGWAAGQVV; from the coding sequence GTGTTTAAACGCGACGTTATAGTAATTGGTGCAGGTGCAGCAGGGCTGTTCTGCGCGGCACAGGCAGGCGCGCGCGGGCGCAGCGTTGAAGTGCTCGATCATGCCAAAAAAGTCGGCCGCAAGATCCTTATGTCAGGGGGCGGGCGCTGCAATTTCACCAATATGTACGCGGGCCCTGAAAATTTTCTTTCACAAAACCCTCACTTTTGTAAGTCGGCACTAAGCCGTTATACCCAATGGGACTTCATTGGCTTGGTCGCCGAGCATGGTATTGCCTATCACGAAAAAACCTTGGGCCAATTGTTTTGTGATGACAGCGCCAAAGATATCGTCGACTTATTACTTAACGAGTGTAAAAAAGCAGGCGTTACCATTACTACTCGCTGTGAAATTACAAGCGTGGAAAAAGTTGAAGGTGGGTACTTACTAACTACCTCGAACGGCGAATATAGCTGTGAGTCTTTAGTTATCGCAACCGGTGGCTTAAGCATGCCAAAGCTGGGGGCGACGCCATTTGGCTATAAAATTGCCGAGCAATTTGGCCTTAACGTGTTACCCACACGCGCAGCGCTTGTTCCCTTTACCTTACACGATAAAGACAAAGACACACTGGCAGAGCTTAGCGGTATAGCCGTGGATGTATACGCTAGTTGTAACGACACCACGTTTAAAGAAGCGATGCTCTTCACTCACCGTGGTTTGAGCGGCCCGGCTATGCTGCAAATTTCAAGTTATTGGGAGGCGGGTGACAGTTTAAGCATTAACACGCTGCCCAATGACGACGCCACGGCGCTTTTGCAAACAGCGCGCACTGAAACTCCCGATGCCTTACTTGCTACAAGTTTAAACAAGGTATTTCCAAAGCGTATGGTGCAAAGCTTTATCGAATATCATAACTGGCGCAATGTTCCGGTAAAACAGCTTTCCCACGGCGAATGCGATGCTATTGCTGACACCCTAGAAAATTGGCAAATAAAGCCAAACGGCACTGAAGGCTATCGCACCGCCGAGGTTACCATAGGCGGTGTAGATACCAATGACCTATCATCAAAAACCATGATGGCGAAAAACGTCGAAGGCCTTTACTTTATAGGCGAAGTGGTCGACGTTACTGGTTGGCTCGGTGGCTTTAACTTCCAATGGGCGTGGAGCAGCGGCTGGGCAGCTGGGCAGGTGGTGTAG
- a CDS encoding extracellular solute-binding protein, translating into MQRRTFLQGLAAAGALGSLPFGFASAMTQSTSVSVETLPKLQGDLTLYLGRGEGGLYENVLKAIEKRNPKLNLKVRRGGSAALANTIVAETKAGVKRADLFWAVDTGSIGVVTDAGAAKALPDDLRSQLREDFQYPSWSPVTGRVRTLPYNTERVKPEQIPESVMALADSDLKIGWAPAYSSFQSFVTAMRVLEGDKATKAWLKGINKHAKKYAGELGVVMGVERGEVDIGFANHYYTLRLKSGKPNANVALAYSKGDAGCLVNASGIVALSDGDLPVNFIRYLLSHEVQSYLAREAYEIPLVQGVEPPQGLADLSTLSPPEMDLRKLADLRPTLNLMREVGVL; encoded by the coding sequence ATGCAGCGTAGAACATTTTTACAAGGTTTAGCCGCCGCCGGCGCTTTAGGCAGTCTGCCGTTTGGCTTCGCCAGCGCAATGACTCAGAGCACCAGTGTGTCGGTTGAAACGTTGCCTAAATTACAAGGTGATCTCACCTTATACTTGGGGCGTGGTGAAGGCGGCCTGTACGAAAATGTTTTAAAAGCCATTGAAAAGCGCAACCCCAAACTGAATTTGAAGGTTCGACGCGGCGGCTCGGCAGCACTGGCAAATACCATTGTTGCCGAAACAAAAGCGGGGGTTAAACGCGCTGATTTGTTTTGGGCCGTAGATACGGGCTCTATTGGTGTGGTTACTGATGCAGGCGCTGCTAAAGCATTGCCTGATGATTTGCGCTCGCAGCTTCGCGAAGATTTTCAGTACCCTAGCTGGTCTCCGGTAACAGGTCGCGTTCGTACACTGCCTTACAACACCGAGCGCGTTAAGCCCGAACAAATTCCAGAAAGCGTAATGGCGTTAGCCGACAGCGATTTGAAAATTGGCTGGGCGCCGGCTTATTCGTCGTTCCAGTCTTTTGTTACCGCTATGCGTGTTTTGGAAGGCGACAAAGCGACCAAAGCGTGGCTTAAAGGCATTAATAAGCACGCAAAAAAGTATGCTGGCGAACTCGGTGTAGTGATGGGCGTTGAACGTGGCGAAGTAGATATTGGCTTTGCTAATCACTACTACACGCTTCGCCTTAAATCGGGTAAACCTAACGCCAATGTGGCCCTTGCTTACAGCAAAGGCGATGCGGGCTGTCTAGTAAATGCGTCGGGCATTGTAGCTTTGAGCGACGGTGACTTACCGGTTAATTTTATTCGATACCTTCTTTCGCATGAAGTGCAGTCTTATCTTGCACGCGAAGCATACGAAATTCCGTTGGTTCAAGGGGTTGAGCCACCGCAAGGCTTAGCGGATTTAAGTACGCTTTCGCCACCTGAAATGGACCTTCGTAAACTGGCTGATTTACGCCCAACACTTAACCTGATGAGGGAAGTTGGCGTACTGTGA
- a CDS encoding diguanylate cyclase — translation MACKVIRRLFRFLMWFVVVAASFHSLAKCDIEPRQLNTSAQPYLLEQGLQRIRLTCENVAPQVFYFSRNYISYNQLFDKKMQRVSTLPGAYELYLLPEGNSVFYLDVNSQIAQPFLPSIKSLSEYQRTAITHTFTLSLFIGFCLALTLYVGILGNSMRNYGFYSYSFYVLSAAIFFLLQEGLLYIALPYSTLFSNFKLHLMFAGITVFAAVRFLDQLLDFKALLKKWQRQMLLGLAFSALFVALVQLILPIEQGLRLNTLLSIITLITMAGTISGCVYACIKKVHCSLLVMLGIATMAFTMLFRLVFEELSPFMFRYGLVVGITIEAFIFAIATSRKVKKLDQDRLAAFKRASIDPLCKVLNRSGWESLASNLVRNFKCEGGYLTVLFIDVDDFKEINDQYGHSAGDKILQIIAKVLVNQCRDEDAVGRIGGDEFVIMSHCYSKGQSERLVERVAASLAARDIRTENFVIPVTASVGANITQERSTNLDALLNQADAEMYSVKARRKASSTVLT, via the coding sequence ATGGCATGCAAAGTAATTCGTCGTTTGTTTCGTTTTTTGATGTGGTTTGTAGTTGTTGCAGCGAGCTTTCACTCGTTGGCTAAATGCGACATAGAACCAAGGCAACTCAATACATCTGCGCAACCTTACCTTTTAGAACAAGGGCTGCAACGAATACGTTTGACCTGCGAAAATGTAGCGCCTCAAGTATTCTATTTTAGCCGTAACTATATCTCTTATAATCAGCTTTTCGATAAGAAAATGCAGCGTGTCTCCACATTACCTGGCGCGTACGAATTGTATCTCTTACCGGAGGGAAATAGTGTCTTTTACTTAGATGTTAATTCTCAAATTGCTCAGCCTTTTTTACCTAGTATAAAAAGCTTAAGTGAGTATCAACGCACGGCAATTACTCACACGTTTACCCTGAGTTTATTTATCGGTTTCTGTTTAGCGCTCACCCTTTACGTGGGTATTTTAGGCAACAGCATGCGAAACTACGGATTCTATTCCTATAGCTTTTATGTGCTAAGTGCGGCCATTTTTTTCTTGTTACAAGAAGGGCTACTTTATATAGCGCTTCCTTATTCAACGCTTTTTAGCAACTTCAAGCTGCACCTAATGTTTGCGGGAATAACTGTTTTTGCTGCAGTGCGCTTTTTAGACCAGTTACTTGATTTCAAAGCGTTATTAAAAAAGTGGCAACGACAGATGTTATTAGGGCTAGCCTTTTCCGCTTTATTTGTTGCACTTGTGCAGCTCATATTACCCATTGAGCAAGGCCTAAGATTGAACACGTTATTGAGCATTATCACATTAATTACTATGGCAGGTACCATCTCCGGCTGCGTATACGCATGCATTAAGAAAGTCCACTGTTCTTTGCTCGTTATGCTAGGTATTGCAACTATGGCATTTACTATGTTGTTTCGCTTAGTGTTTGAAGAGCTATCGCCCTTTATGTTTCGTTATGGATTAGTAGTAGGTATTACGATTGAAGCATTTATTTTCGCTATAGCGACATCTAGAAAAGTGAAAAAGCTAGACCAAGACAGGCTAGCAGCGTTCAAGCGTGCTTCCATTGATCCGCTTTGCAAAGTACTTAATCGCAGTGGCTGGGAAAGTTTAGCGAGTAATTTAGTGCGTAATTTTAAATGTGAAGGGGGCTATCTCACCGTATTATTTATCGATGTTGATGATTTTAAGGAAATCAACGATCAGTACGGTCACAGTGCGGGGGACAAAATTTTACAGATCATCGCTAAAGTATTGGTAAATCAGTGCCGAGACGAAGATGCCGTAGGGCGAATAGGGGGAGATGAATTTGTGATAATGAGCCATTGCTACAGTAAAGGTCAATCGGAAAGACTTGTTGAGCGCGTTGCTGCGAGTTTAGCAGCAAGGGATATTCGAACAGAAAACTTTGTTATCCCGGTAACGGCTAGTGTGGGGGCGAATATTACGCAAGAAAGAAGTACAAATTTAGACGCTTTGCTCAATCAAGCTGATGCAGAAATGTATAGTGTTAAAGCACGACGCAAAGCTAGCAGCACTGTTTTAACGTAG
- a CDS encoding ABC transporter ATP-binding protein — MLSVSNLSVNYGSTRVVDKLNLELGQDEILMLVGPTGCGKTTILQALAGLIPISEGSMSLGNWKSTANKHVPPEKRNVGMVFQDFALFPHLTVQQNVCFRLKDTKLADHWLNLLGLDNFRDAKPARLSGGQKQRVALARTLAHEPSFVLLDEPLSNLDAALKDSLRWEIRDALKKAGVPAIWVTHDQEEALSVGDRVGILNKGVLEQLDTPEACYSSPASRFVARFMGEASFLSATFDGSAANTDNTVVTEIGNVPGTPLQGANGNVDLLVRPDDLSLDATLSETNCTVEWVRYEGESRLYAVLLDSGDELKVRVSHENAIKPNTRAFVQLITTHPLAVFPRG; from the coding sequence ATGCTTAGTGTTAGTAATTTGTCAGTGAATTATGGGTCTACCCGCGTTGTCGACAAGTTAAATCTTGAGCTGGGACAAGACGAAATTCTCATGTTGGTGGGGCCAACTGGCTGCGGTAAAACGACTATTTTGCAAGCATTGGCTGGGCTTATTCCTATTTCAGAAGGGTCTATGAGCCTGGGTAATTGGAAAAGTACAGCAAACAAACACGTGCCGCCTGAAAAGCGTAACGTGGGCATGGTGTTCCAAGATTTTGCACTATTTCCACACCTTACCGTTCAACAAAACGTGTGCTTTCGATTAAAAGACACTAAGCTTGCCGATCATTGGCTAAATTTATTAGGGTTAGATAACTTCCGCGATGCAAAACCTGCACGTCTTTCTGGCGGTCAGAAGCAGCGCGTTGCGCTAGCGCGAACTCTTGCGCACGAACCTTCTTTCGTACTGCTAGACGAGCCCCTTTCAAACCTAGATGCTGCGCTAAAAGACAGCTTGCGTTGGGAAATTCGCGATGCCTTAAAAAAAGCAGGTGTGCCTGCTATTTGGGTAACCCACGATCAGGAAGAAGCATTAAGTGTTGGTGATAGAGTGGGCATATTAAATAAAGGTGTGCTAGAGCAATTAGACACCCCTGAAGCCTGTTACTCGTCGCCGGCAAGCCGGTTTGTGGCGCGTTTTATGGGCGAGGCGAGCTTTTTAAGTGCCACCTTTGACGGTAGCGCAGCAAATACAGACAACACTGTGGTTACTGAAATTGGAAACGTACCCGGCACACCGCTTCAAGGTGCTAATGGCAACGTAGACTTGCTCGTACGCCCTGACGATTTAAGCTTAGATGCGACACTTAGCGAAACGAACTGTACGGTAGAGTGGGTACGCTACGAAGGCGAGAGTCGACTGTACGCCGTTCTGCTTGATAGCGGTGATGAACTGAAAGTGCGTGTCAGTCATGAAAACGCTATTAAGCCAAATACTCGTGCGTTTGTTCAGTTAATTACTACGCATCCTTTGGCAGTGTTCCCTAGAGGTTAA
- a CDS encoding LysE/ArgO family amino acid transporter, with the protein MLAAATSGFVMGGTLIIAVGAQNSFLIEQSMKRQWTSLFVLLFILSDAISISLGAMGFGLLLQEYPMLVTVTKWAGVAFLLWIAFNKIKSSLANDALVLEMAKKQLSFKKALLIALAVTWLNPHFYLDTLLLMGNLASQWQENKWWFVGGAIGASVVWFIGLSTLTARFAHHMQRPKFWRWFNRLNAAVLGMVSIQLASL; encoded by the coding sequence ATGTTGGCGGCAGCAACTAGTGGTTTCGTGATGGGCGGTACCCTTATCATCGCAGTAGGGGCGCAAAACAGCTTTCTAATCGAGCAGTCGATGAAACGACAGTGGACCTCTCTATTTGTTTTGCTGTTTATTTTAAGCGATGCCATTTCTATTAGCTTAGGGGCTATGGGATTCGGCTTGTTGTTGCAAGAGTATCCAATGCTAGTCACCGTTACTAAGTGGGCTGGCGTAGCCTTTTTGTTGTGGATAGCGTTTAACAAAATAAAGTCTTCTTTAGCTAACGATGCGCTTGTTCTAGAGATGGCAAAAAAGCAACTGTCTTTCAAAAAGGCTTTGCTTATTGCGCTGGCGGTAACCTGGTTAAATCCTCATTTCTATTTAGATACTTTGTTACTTATGGGGAACTTGGCGAGCCAGTGGCAGGAAAATAAATGGTGGTTCGTTGGTGGTGCGATTGGCGCATCTGTTGTGTGGTTCATAGGTTTAAGTACCCTTACGGCGCGTTTTGCTCATCATATGCAGCGCCCTAAGTTTTGGCGCTGGTTCAACCGTTTAAACGCTGCGGTACTAGGAATGGTGAGCATTCAGTTGGCAAGCCTTTAG
- a CDS encoding efflux RND transporter periplasmic adaptor subunit — MSRIFYVAAALLVVTGVVGCSKENEQTQSGGQQSMPAPSVSVITLKQQPVVHEMILPGRVSASRQSQVRPQVDGVITERLFEEGAQVEKGQQLYQIDEDRYLAQLNSAKADLKSVHANLKTLEAKARRYDDLIAKNAVSRQEYDDVIAQKEQAEAAISVAEAAVDVAKVNMEYTKVYAPISGRISRSYVTEGTLVTTNQAQQLATITQLDPVFIDMQESGASIITLRQSMRKQGSMDVELTVDEVTGKRYEQVGSVKFSEVTVDETTGSVTLRAEMPNPEGVLLPGLFVKGHVITGRENALLVPQRATTRQPDGSLSVYVVNNNGEVEGRTIEVGKTYRDQYVVLNGVTEGEKVIVTGYQKVKPGAKVNASEWQPSSRGSR; from the coding sequence ATGAGTCGCATCTTTTATGTCGCTGCTGCATTACTTGTTGTTACAGGTGTTGTTGGCTGTTCAAAAGAGAATGAGCAAACGCAGTCGGGGGGGCAGCAAAGCATGCCGGCCCCGTCGGTATCTGTGATAACGCTAAAACAGCAACCTGTTGTTCACGAAATGATTTTACCAGGTCGTGTTAGTGCGTCTCGGCAGTCACAAGTGAGGCCTCAAGTTGATGGTGTGATTACAGAACGACTGTTCGAAGAGGGAGCGCAGGTAGAAAAAGGGCAGCAGCTTTACCAAATCGACGAAGACCGTTACCTGGCACAGTTGAACAGCGCAAAAGCTGATTTGAAAAGCGTGCATGCAAACTTGAAAACACTGGAGGCGAAAGCACGTAGATATGATGATCTCATTGCAAAAAATGCCGTCAGTAGGCAGGAATACGACGATGTAATTGCGCAAAAAGAGCAGGCTGAAGCAGCCATCAGCGTTGCAGAGGCGGCGGTCGATGTTGCCAAAGTCAATATGGAGTATACCAAGGTGTATGCGCCTATAAGCGGCCGTATTAGTCGCTCATACGTTACCGAAGGTACATTGGTGACCACTAACCAAGCGCAACAACTGGCAACAATTACGCAACTAGACCCTGTGTTTATTGATATGCAAGAGTCTGGGGCCTCGATTATTACGCTGCGTCAGTCTATGCGTAAACAAGGGTCTATGGATGTTGAATTGACGGTAGACGAGGTAACGGGTAAGCGTTATGAACAAGTGGGAAGCGTTAAATTTTCTGAGGTGACGGTAGATGAAACGACCGGCTCAGTAACATTAAGGGCTGAAATGCCAAATCCAGAGGGCGTGTTGCTACCAGGGTTATTTGTTAAAGGTCATGTCATTACAGGGCGCGAAAATGCTTTACTGGTTCCTCAGCGTGCTACAACTCGCCAGCCCGACGGTTCGCTGTCTGTGTATGTCGTAAATAATAACGGTGAAGTAGAGGGGCGCACCATCGAGGTGGGCAAGACTTATCGCGATCAGTACGTTGTGCTTAACGGCGTGACAGAGGGTGAAAAAGTGATTGTAACTGGGTATCAAAAAGTGAAACCCGGTGCCAAAGTAAATGCCTCTGAGTGGCAGCCTTCGTCACGTGGTTCTCGATAG
- a CDS encoding DUF1499 domain-containing protein: MKALIALTSIVGFLMVVLPGPLYQYAGVSLGTAFTSLRFGVYVGGAALILIILQVLVNRKNVSWGSTFVCAVLALVAVGMPVSMMSKASAVPPIHDITTDVTNPPEFVAIAPLREAAPNSIVYEGGDVTKQQLDAYPEIKTQLLPQPINQVYMAAEKAIEALGWERVSEGALPNTLEATDTTTWFGFKDDVVIRLTAKSDDTLVDIRSKSRVGKSDLGKNAERIETFMAELRSQLGYQ; encoded by the coding sequence TTGAAAGCACTCATTGCCCTTACCAGTATTGTTGGTTTTCTGATGGTGGTACTACCTGGGCCACTTTATCAATATGCCGGCGTCAGTTTAGGTACCGCATTTACGTCACTTCGTTTTGGCGTATACGTTGGTGGTGCTGCGTTAATACTGATAATTTTACAGGTATTAGTGAATCGTAAGAACGTGAGTTGGGGTAGTACATTTGTATGCGCCGTTCTTGCTTTAGTAGCCGTTGGCATGCCCGTTAGCATGATGAGCAAAGCTAGCGCCGTTCCGCCAATTCACGATATTACTACCGACGTAACAAACCCACCTGAATTTGTTGCCATTGCACCGCTTAGAGAAGCCGCACCGAATTCTATTGTCTATGAAGGCGGGGACGTAACGAAACAACAGCTTGACGCGTATCCTGAAATTAAAACGCAGCTGCTTCCTCAACCTATAAATCAGGTCTATATGGCCGCTGAGAAAGCCATAGAAGCACTAGGCTGGGAACGAGTAAGCGAAGGCGCACTGCCCAACACGCTAGAAGCCACAGATACAACAACATGGTTCGGTTTTAAGGACGATGTGGTCATTCGCCTAACGGCCAAAAGTGACGATACGCTTGTTGATATTCGCAGTAAGTCGCGAGTAGGTAAAAGTGACTTAGGCAAAAATGCTGAACGCATTGAAACCTTCATGGCCGAGCTAAGAAGCCAGCTAGGTTACCAGTAA
- a CDS encoding multidrug efflux SMR transporter, which yields MSWIYLIVAGLLEIGWPVGLKLSQEVETRVMGILLAIGFMAASGFCLWMAQKQIPIGTAYAVWTGIGAAGTFLVGVMFYGDPSSLARYFGVALIVAGVVVLKLAH from the coding sequence GTGAGCTGGATTTATTTAATTGTTGCGGGCTTACTAGAGATTGGTTGGCCCGTGGGACTTAAACTGTCGCAAGAAGTGGAAACTCGCGTTATGGGAATTCTACTTGCAATAGGATTTATGGCTGCCAGCGGTTTTTGCCTTTGGATGGCACAAAAACAAATACCCATAGGTACAGCGTACGCTGTATGGACAGGAATAGGTGCCGCGGGCACGTTTTTAGTGGGCGTTATGTTTTACGGCGACCCATCGTCGTTAGCTCGTTATTTTGGCGTTGCGCTTATTGTGGCAGGCGTAGTGGTTCTTAAATTAGCTCACTAG
- a CDS encoding DNA-J related domain-containing protein: protein MYKQPNASHTYVMQAELLVDILSTHKRQFINGISEYALIEILKKPPYQVFDEDALRDPLMLFKTHFILFHALYQLRQCWIEQNEGVLDIHALSIKLNLFSDSCLTQSNEEASVTALDNPDPLAEYYLDWGNFEEADRDTVDTLLNAFWQKMLRADSGSHGQDEIKKAHDVLGLSQNEPVTLVSLKRVYKRTLQSAHPDKGGTQQEAQAVIHAYQVLTHFYSFK, encoded by the coding sequence TTGTATAAACAGCCGAACGCCAGCCATACGTACGTAATGCAAGCTGAACTTCTTGTTGATATTTTATCAACACACAAACGCCAGTTTATCAATGGTATCAGTGAATATGCGCTTATTGAGATATTGAAAAAGCCTCCCTATCAGGTTTTCGATGAAGATGCTTTGCGAGACCCGCTGATGCTTTTTAAAACGCACTTTATTCTGTTTCATGCACTGTATCAGTTGAGGCAGTGTTGGATAGAACAGAACGAAGGCGTGTTAGACATACATGCTCTTAGTATAAAGCTGAACCTGTTTAGTGATAGTTGTTTAACGCAAAGCAATGAAGAGGCAAGTGTGACGGCTTTAGACAATCCTGATCCACTTGCTGAGTATTACCTCGATTGGGGTAATTTTGAAGAAGCTGATCGTGATACAGTCGATACGCTGTTAAACGCCTTCTGGCAAAAAATGTTGAGAGCAGACTCTGGCAGTCATGGGCAAGATGAAATTAAAAAAGCGCATGATGTACTTGGTTTATCTCAAAACGAGCCTGTCACGCTTGTATCGCTAAAGCGTGTTTACAAACGCACGCTGCAATCAGCGCATCCAGACAAAGGCGGAACACAGCAAGAAGCACAGGCGGTCATCCATGCCTACCAAGTCCTTACCCACTTTTATTCGTTTAAGTAG
- a CDS encoding iron ABC transporter permease, with translation MTNWPKSYPLALLIALMALLPVGVLFSLAQDSAQLFDTHNLRVLGNTISLVVLTIIGSVLIGVPLAFLTAYVQMPFKRFWLILLAAPLALPSYIGAFAMYFSFGTGGEIENVLGISTPPISGLWGSALVMSLYTYPFVMMTTRSSLLSLDASLVNAARTLGLSLGASLWRVVLPRVVNSVAAGALLAALYALSDFGTPAIMGFDTFTRVIFVEYNAFGLSQAAMLSLQLMVIVGLILFIESRIGGAQERPGKHLSLFPARWQRNLMLLATMPVVFMAIVLPLAIFTLWLVREGTGGFELSYAWNSAHASFIAAIVAVLLAIPVAHAAIAGKAGRFMERITYFGFGVPGIVMGTALVYVGLKYLPALYQTLSLLVMAYVLRFIPLAVGSVRSTAENIDSGLVKAARVLGASPREAFIRVTLPLTLRGMIAGAALVFLEAMRELPATLMLGPTGFETLATYMWRVYEAGYFGRAAVPGLLLVLLSGVGLVLMLSGERKAQFTVTEDDRS, from the coding sequence GTGACAAACTGGCCAAAGTCGTATCCACTGGCACTACTTATTGCGCTGATGGCTTTATTGCCCGTCGGCGTTTTGTTTTCTTTAGCTCAAGATAGTGCGCAGCTTTTCGATACCCATAACCTTCGCGTTTTAGGTAACACAATTTCGCTTGTTGTACTAACTATCATTGGCTCGGTGCTTATTGGTGTACCGCTTGCCTTTTTAACCGCCTATGTGCAAATGCCGTTTAAGCGGTTCTGGCTTATTTTGCTTGCTGCGCCATTGGCATTACCCAGCTACATTGGTGCGTTCGCCATGTATTTTTCATTTGGTACTGGCGGAGAAATAGAGAACGTTTTAGGTATTAGCACGCCGCCAATTAGCGGTTTGTGGGGCTCGGCTCTGGTGATGAGCCTGTACACTTACCCCTTTGTCATGATGACAACCCGTTCAAGCCTGTTGAGTTTAGATGCAAGCTTGGTTAACGCGGCGCGTACGTTAGGTCTGTCGTTAGGTGCTAGCTTATGGCGTGTGGTACTACCGCGCGTTGTAAATAGCGTTGCTGCGGGGGCACTCCTTGCTGCACTTTACGCGTTATCTGATTTTGGTACGCCTGCAATAATGGGCTTCGACACCTTTACCCGCGTTATCTTTGTTGAATATAACGCCTTTGGTTTAAGCCAGGCGGCCATGCTAAGCCTTCAGCTTATGGTGATTGTTGGGCTCATTCTATTTATAGAAAGCCGTATCGGTGGCGCACAAGAGCGCCCAGGAAAGCACTTATCGTTATTTCCCGCACGCTGGCAGCGCAACCTCATGTTACTTGCGACCATGCCCGTGGTCTTCATGGCCATTGTACTTCCCCTTGCTATTTTTACGCTGTGGTTAGTACGGGAAGGAACTGGCGGCTTTGAATTAAGCTATGCATGGAATTCAGCCCATGCGTCATTTATTGCCGCGATTGTGGCCGTGCTACTTGCCATTCCCGTTGCTCACGCGGCTATTGCGGGTAAAGCTGGGCGATTTATGGAGCGCATTACCTATTTCGGCTTTGGTGTACCAGGTATTGTTATGGGAACGGCACTGGTTTACGTGGGGCTTAAGTACTTGCCTGCGCTGTATCAAACCTTAAGTTTATTGGTTATGGCCTATGTACTGCGTTTTATTCCTCTTGCGGTAGGCAGCGTCAGAAGTACCGCTGAGAATATAGATTCGGGGCTAGTTAAAGCGGCTCGCGTACTTGGCGCTAGCCCAAGAGAGGCCTTTATACGAGTTACGCTGCCCTTAACCCTTCGTGGTATGATTGCAGGGGCTGCATTAGTATTTTTGGAAGCCATGCGGGAGTTGCCCGCTACATTAATGTTAGGGCCTACAGGTTTTGAAACCTTAGCCACTTACATGTGGCGTGTATATGAGGCGGGTTACTTTGGACGTGCTGCCGTACCTGGGCTTCTGCTAGTTTTATTGTCTGGCGTGGGCTTGGTTCTCATGCTGTCGGGCGAGAGAAAAGCCCAGTTTACTGTTACCGAGGATGATCGTTCGTAA